Proteins encoded in a region of the Chryseobacterium piperi genome:
- a CDS encoding acyl-CoA thioesterase: MAKVKKASESLTIMTNIVLPNETNSLRNLFGGELLAKMDRCASISAARHCERRVVTASVNHVSFNHPIPEGGIVILESKVSRAFSTSMEVYVDVWLDDPINQKKIHTNEGIYTFVAVDEFNRPIPIPEMLPETDEEKARFAAAFRRKELSLILSGRMKPLESVELKKLFQEPN; encoded by the coding sequence ATGGCAAAAGTAAAAAAGGCGTCAGAATCTCTGACTATCATGACTAATATTGTTCTTCCGAATGAAACCAATTCTTTAAGAAACCTTTTTGGGGGAGAGCTTTTAGCAAAAATGGATCGTTGTGCATCTATTTCCGCAGCAAGACATTGTGAAAGAAGGGTTGTTACTGCATCTGTAAATCATGTTTCTTTTAATCATCCAATTCCCGAAGGCGGGATTGTGATTCTGGAGTCTAAAGTTTCAAGAGCATTTTCTACCTCTATGGAAGTATACGTTGATGTTTGGTTGGATGATCCGATTAATCAGAAGAAAATTCACACCAATGAAGGGATCTATACTTTTGTGGCTGTAGATGAGTTCAATCGTCCGATTCCAATCCCTGAGATGCTTCCTGAGACAGATGAAGAGAAAGCTCGTTTTGCAGCAGCTTTCCGTAGAAAGGAATTATCATTAATTCTTTCCGGAAGAATGAAGCCTTTGGAGTCTGTAGAGCTTAAGAAATTATTCCAAGAGCCAAATTAA
- a CDS encoding GxxExxY protein, which produces MKTDVSENEISRIVYESGYLIHKSLGPGLLESAYEECMYYELKKHGLFIEKQKAMPLVYDEVKLDVGYRLDFLIENKFVLEIKSVEGLNDIHLAQILTYLRLSNCKLGMLMNFNSLHFKNGVKRVINGTL; this is translated from the coding sequence ATGAAGACAGATGTTTCAGAAAATGAAATATCTAGAATTGTTTATGAATCTGGATATTTGATTCACAAAAGTCTAGGACCTGGACTTTTAGAGAGTGCTTATGAAGAGTGTATGTATTACGAACTTAAGAAGCATGGGTTGTTTATTGAAAAGCAAAAAGCAATGCCTTTAGTTTATGATGAAGTTAAACTAGATGTAGGGTATAGATTGGATTTTCTAATTGAAAATAAATTTGTTTTGGAAATTAAATCTGTGGAAGGATTAAATGATATTCATTTAGCACAAATTCTTACGTACCTTCGTTTAAGCAATTGTAAACTTGGAATGCTAATGAACTTTAATAGCCTTCATTTTAAGAATGGAGTTAAAAGAGTAATTAACGGAACTTTGTGA
- a CDS encoding 2-hydroxyacid dehydrogenase has product MKILLLDKNHPLITDQLLANNFILEEDFTSSYDEVCRKIEGYDGVIIRSRIPLDRNFLEKGKNLKFIARVGAGMENIDIPAAEELGIQLINSPEGNRDSVAEHVVGMLLILMNRLFIASQEVKNGIWKREENRGDELLGKTVGLIGYGNMGKATAKRLSGFGCQVIFHDILPGLSDEYASQVSLDELKKSVDILSLHIPLTDETYYLIDGKFISEMGKDFYFVNTARGKNIQTKSLVQALKSGKVKGACLDVLEYEKSSFENLESENEDLQYLLESEKVIVTPHIAGWTHQSKEKLAQVIVDKILGSFAG; this is encoded by the coding sequence ATGAAGATTCTCCTTTTAGATAAAAACCACCCTCTTATTACAGATCAGCTTTTAGCGAATAACTTTATTTTGGAAGAAGACTTTACTTCTTCATACGATGAGGTTTGCAGGAAGATAGAAGGTTATGACGGCGTTATTATCAGAAGTAGAATCCCCTTAGATCGAAACTTCCTTGAAAAAGGCAAAAATCTGAAATTTATTGCAAGAGTAGGTGCTGGAATGGAGAATATTGATATTCCGGCTGCAGAAGAACTGGGTATTCAGTTGATCAATTCTCCTGAGGGAAACAGAGACTCTGTTGCGGAGCACGTAGTAGGAATGTTGTTGATTCTGATGAACCGTCTTTTTATAGCTTCTCAGGAAGTCAAGAATGGAATATGGAAACGTGAAGAAAACAGAGGAGATGAACTGTTGGGGAAAACAGTAGGGCTTATCGGCTATGGAAATATGGGAAAGGCTACAGCGAAAAGACTCTCCGGTTTTGGATGCCAAGTGATTTTCCATGACATTCTTCCAGGGTTGTCTGACGAATATGCTTCACAGGTAAGTCTTGATGAGTTAAAAAAATCTGTAGATATTTTGAGTCTACACATTCCTTTAACCGATGAAACTTATTATCTTATTGATGGGAAGTTTATTTCGGAAATGGGAAAAGATTTTTACTTTGTGAATACGGCAAGAGGAAAAAATATTCAAACTAAGAGTTTAGTTCAAGCTTTGAAGTCTGGAAAAGTAAAGGGAGCCTGTCTTGATGTATTGGAATACGAAAAGTCTTCTTTTGAAAACCTGGAATCAGAAAATGAAGATCTGCAATATCTTTTGGAATCTGAGAAAGTCATTGTAACTCCGCATATTGCCGGATGGACTCATCAGAGTAAAGAAAAATTGGCTCAGGTAATTGTGGATAAGATTTTGGGTTCTTTTGCTGGCTAA
- a CDS encoding serine hydrolase domain-containing protein, with product MKKRNFVFVLTVFLFLFSCKNKSETKETVAENATDLPNYGKVDLDKVFTKADDQVSDKASLVRYIDQYYKKVWDAGDLSGGVLVAKGDDILYENYRGFGREGNQMPIDKNTPLHVASVSKTLTAMAMMKLVEANKVKLSDHLTQYFPGFPYPNVTIQTLLSQRSGLPKYEYFITKIQPAPAELSKPFLTNQDILDMIIKYKPDLARDTDTGFMYCNTNFALLALLIEKVTKTPFPQAMKEMVFTPLKMKNTYIFQEKDIPTAAQSFYYGRNKLYPLDRLDLIYGDKNVYTTPRDLFNFSKAMFSKDFLKPELMQMVFTPYSNEKAGMNNYGLGFRMKVFDNGEKLTYHNGWWHGTNSVFAHLLNSKVTIVAIGNKYSNRVYTALALSGLFEDFPVQKDKLHSVMNDNQDSLKNGHEVFGE from the coding sequence ATGAAGAAGCGTAACTTTGTATTTGTTTTAACTGTTTTTTTATTTCTTTTTTCCTGTAAAAATAAATCCGAAACTAAAGAAACCGTAGCTGAAAACGCTACCGACCTTCCTAACTACGGGAAGGTAGACCTTGATAAGGTCTTTACAAAAGCTGATGATCAGGTTTCTGATAAAGCATCACTTGTTCGCTATATTGACCAATATTACAAGAAAGTTTGGGACGCGGGTGACTTAAGCGGAGGAGTTCTTGTTGCAAAGGGTGATGATATCCTATATGAAAACTATAGAGGCTTTGGAAGAGAAGGAAATCAAATGCCTATTGATAAAAATACTCCGTTGCATGTTGCTTCAGTTTCGAAAACATTAACAGCAATGGCGATGATGAAGCTGGTGGAAGCTAATAAAGTAAAATTATCGGACCACCTGACCCAATATTTCCCGGGCTTTCCTTATCCGAATGTTACTATTCAGACATTGCTGTCCCAGCGAAGCGGTCTTCCGAAATATGAGTACTTTATTACTAAAATTCAACCTGCTCCTGCTGAGCTTTCCAAACCGTTTCTTACGAACCAGGATATCCTGGATATGATTATAAAATATAAGCCTGATCTGGCTAGAGATACAGATACTGGCTTTATGTATTGTAATACTAATTTTGCCTTACTGGCTTTGTTGATAGAGAAAGTGACAAAAACACCATTTCCTCAGGCTATGAAAGAAATGGTCTTCACTCCGTTAAAAATGAAAAATACCTACATCTTCCAGGAGAAGGATATTCCGACAGCGGCACAGTCATTTTACTACGGTCGTAATAAGTTATATCCCTTAGATCGATTGGATCTTATTTACGGGGACAAAAATGTATATACTACACCAAGAGACCTTTTTAATTTTTCAAAAGCAATGTTTTCAAAGGATTTCTTAAAGCCGGAATTAATGCAGATGGTATTCACTCCTTACAGCAATGAAAAAGCCGGAATGAATAACTACGGTCTGGGCTTTAGAATGAAAGTTTTTGATAACGGAGAAAAACTGACCTATCATAATGGATGGTGGCATGGAACGAATTCTGTTTTTGCCCATCTTTTAAATTCTAAAGTTACGATAGTGGCTATCGGAAATAAATATTCAAACAGAGTATATACTGCGCTTGCGCTATCAGGATTATTTGAAGATTTTCCGGTTCAAAAGGACAAACTACATAGTGTGATGAATGACAATCAGGATTCTTTAAAAAACGGACATGAAGTTTTTGGAGAATAA
- a CDS encoding Ig-like domain-containing protein, with protein sequence MKRLLLLFIIGFLVQSCARVGSPVGGPKDTLAPKFLSSNIDTTRVNVPRDIKELRIDFDEYVTLKDINKNLIISPPIKKIKRILPSNIANRYLLIQWEDTLQANTTYNFNFGNSIVDNNEANVLRYFNFAFSTGEKLDDLYISGDVKDALSFKKQSTAENKLVVGLYKVQDTMNYKQKPYYITKVDDDGYYELNYLSPGKYKIIAFEDENGNSMYDPGKEKVGFQKEVVDFSKSISGLNLKLYPSKKPWKYVEMKDMPGGVSMVFEGHPKDAKVLSINEKLQDIKVTHRPKSDSILIWFDAVKNNIGQTVTENLKFSYDVDQKKDTVSVFYKYNAKNNVMKLDNNDGPLLPPKADFRITSNYILDKINTDKWVLKSDSITQDFTAKISETNPYQVLIQSDYVAGKKYQLTVPKTTVLSFYDKNPESKRFDFEADKVENYGSLAFKIENAPASSYWLQLLDTSEKVIYQKYTKGDAVKFDILKPGEYIVRILVDNNENNYWDDADFQNDAFAEDAYIYYKVAIVRPLWDSNENWDLKDTRVLDTKGLNIPKAPPPVENKPNDKDIRNQNQLRSGNSVLQPMR encoded by the coding sequence ATGAAAAGACTTCTTCTACTTTTTATTATTGGTTTTCTTGTGCAGTCGTGTGCAAGAGTAGGGTCTCCTGTAGGAGGGCCTAAAGATACTTTAGCTCCAAAATTTTTAAGCTCAAATATTGATACGACAAGGGTTAATGTTCCAAGAGATATTAAAGAGCTTCGGATTGATTTTGATGAATATGTTACTCTGAAGGATATCAATAAGAATCTGATTATCTCTCCACCTATTAAGAAAATTAAACGTATTCTGCCCTCTAATATTGCCAACAGATATCTTTTAATCCAATGGGAAGATACTTTACAGGCGAACACTACCTATAATTTTAATTTCGGGAACTCTATTGTAGATAATAATGAAGCGAATGTTTTACGCTATTTCAATTTTGCATTTTCTACAGGAGAAAAATTAGATGATCTCTATATCAGTGGTGACGTAAAGGATGCTTTATCCTTTAAAAAACAGTCTACAGCAGAGAATAAACTGGTTGTAGGGTTGTATAAGGTTCAGGATACCATGAATTATAAGCAGAAGCCTTATTACATTACTAAAGTAGATGATGATGGTTATTACGAACTCAATTATTTATCACCTGGAAAATATAAGATTATTGCGTTTGAGGATGAAAATGGAAATTCTATGTACGATCCTGGCAAAGAAAAAGTTGGTTTCCAGAAAGAGGTTGTAGATTTTTCAAAATCCATTTCGGGCTTGAACTTAAAGCTTTATCCATCTAAAAAGCCTTGGAAGTATGTAGAAATGAAAGATATGCCGGGAGGGGTTTCTATGGTGTTCGAGGGACATCCTAAAGATGCAAAGGTATTATCTATCAACGAAAAACTTCAGGATATAAAAGTAACCCATCGTCCTAAATCTGATTCAATACTGATTTGGTTTGATGCGGTAAAAAATAATATAGGACAGACAGTAACTGAAAATTTAAAATTCAGTTATGATGTAGATCAGAAAAAAGATACGGTTTCTGTGTTTTATAAATACAATGCTAAAAATAACGTCATGAAACTCGATAACAATGACGGTCCGCTATTGCCTCCTAAAGCTGATTTCAGAATTACTTCGAACTATATTCTGGATAAGATTAATACCGATAAATGGGTGCTGAAAAGTGACAGTATCACTCAAGATTTTACGGCAAAGATATCAGAAACCAATCCGTATCAGGTTCTTATACAATCAGATTATGTAGCAGGAAAGAAATATCAGTTAACTGTACCTAAGACTACGGTTCTATCTTTCTATGATAAAAATCCTGAATCTAAACGTTTTGATTTTGAGGCGGATAAGGTAGAAAATTATGGAAGCTTGGCCTTTAAGATTGAAAATGCTCCCGCTTCCAGCTACTGGCTTCAATTGTTAGATACGTCGGAAAAAGTGATCTATCAGAAATATACAAAAGGCGATGCTGTGAAGTTCGATATCCTAAAACCAGGGGAATATATTGTAAGAATTCTGGTAGATAACAATGAAAATAATTATTGGGATGATGCTGACTTTCAGAATGATGCGTTCGCGGAAGATGCCTATATTTACTATAAAGTCGCCATAGTGAGACCGTTATGGGATAGTAATGAAAATTGGGATCTGAAAGATACCAGAGTATTAGATACGAAAGGATTGAATATTCCAAAAGCACCACCGCCAGTTGAGAACAAGCCGAATGATAAGGATATCAGAAATCAAAATCAGCTGAGATCAGGTAATTCAGTATTGCAACCTATGAGATAG
- a CDS encoding heme-binding domain-containing protein, which translates to MMIAKKIVFWTLVAFALIQFIPVDKSNKPVDSKANFIESRKAPAKISSLLKGACYDCHSNETIYPKYAHIAPISWSIKSHVNEGRERLNFSIWETYNKDLKTSMLKNTVQALQSRKMPMPGYIVYHKEANLSEAERTLLINYFEKMLKSKAY; encoded by the coding sequence ATGATGATAGCAAAGAAGATTGTATTCTGGACCCTGGTGGCTTTTGCACTAATTCAGTTTATTCCGGTTGATAAAAGTAATAAGCCGGTGGATAGCAAGGCTAATTTTATTGAATCCAGGAAGGCACCTGCAAAGATCTCAAGCTTACTTAAAGGAGCGTGCTATGATTGTCATTCAAATGAAACTATTTATCCCAAATATGCCCATATAGCGCCTATCTCATGGTCGATAAAAAGCCATGTTAATGAAGGTCGGGAACGTCTCAATTTTTCGATATGGGAGACTTACAATAAAGATTTAAAGACAAGTATGCTTAAGAACACGGTTCAGGCTCTTCAAAGTAGAAAGATGCCGATGCCTGGCTATATCGTTTATCATAAGGAGGCTAACTTATCGGAAGCAGAAAGAACACTATTGATCAATTATTTTGAAAAAATGTTGAAATCAAAAGCTTATTAA
- a CDS encoding NUDIX hydrolase has product MKVLKYCPNCGKESLNWDGEKKWSCSQCSFTLYNNVAGAVAVVIRHGDEVYLTRRNQDPKKDKLDLAGGFVDPRESAEETCKRELFEELQLDIDISNLKYITSLPNIYQYKEIDYNTIDLFYEYRVQKKFEVSIELSEISETQWIALKDINLEDLAFDSQKRFFKEYLKNL; this is encoded by the coding sequence ATGAAAGTATTGAAATATTGTCCAAATTGTGGCAAAGAATCTCTAAACTGGGACGGCGAAAAAAAATGGAGTTGTTCTCAGTGCAGCTTCACATTATATAATAATGTTGCCGGTGCTGTGGCTGTAGTCATAAGACATGGTGATGAAGTTTACCTTACCAGAAGAAATCAGGACCCAAAGAAAGACAAATTAGATCTGGCCGGAGGTTTTGTAGATCCCAGAGAAAGTGCTGAGGAGACCTGCAAGAGAGAGCTTTTCGAAGAACTACAGCTAGATATTGATATTTCAAACTTAAAATACATTACAAGTCTTCCGAATATCTATCAATACAAAGAGATTGATTATAACACCATCGATTTGTTTTACGAGTATCGAGTACAGAAAAAATTTGAAGTCAGCATCGAATTATCTGAGATCTCCGAAACACAGTGGATCGCTTTAAAAGATATTAACCTGGAAGATCTTGCTTTTGATTCTCAGAAAAGATTTTTTAAAGAATATTTAAAGAATTTATAG
- the xerD gene encoding site-specific tyrosine recombinase XerD, translating to MTWDEKIKDFEIFLRFERNFSENTLDAYVRDIKKLKEYVEEDLDNIGPDVIGYENLQEYIFNLSKQKFSERSQARWISSIKAFFKFLLEDEAREDNPASLLEGPKLGLYLPDTLSLVDINKIISAIEVTSDLGRRNQCIIEVLYGCGLRVSELIDLKISNINFKENYIKVNGKGNKTRFVPLADYTAELLENYIKEVRSKNKINKKYEDSLFLNSRGTSMSRVIVFLIIKELTDKAGVSKKISPHTFRHSFATHLLQNGADLRYIQEMLGHSSITTTEIYTHLKTEELRDVILSYHPRNINIA from the coding sequence ATGACTTGGGATGAAAAAATTAAAGATTTTGAAATCTTTCTTCGGTTCGAAAGAAATTTTTCAGAAAACACTCTAGACGCATACGTTAGAGACATTAAAAAATTAAAAGAATACGTTGAAGAAGACCTGGATAATATAGGGCCCGATGTGATAGGGTACGAAAATTTACAGGAATACATCTTCAACCTTTCTAAGCAAAAGTTCAGTGAACGATCACAGGCGAGATGGATCTCCTCCATCAAAGCTTTTTTCAAGTTTTTACTTGAAGATGAAGCTCGCGAAGACAATCCGGCATCCTTGCTTGAAGGACCAAAATTGGGATTGTATCTGCCTGACACACTAAGTTTGGTTGACATCAATAAAATTATTAGTGCCATTGAGGTCACTTCAGACCTGGGAAGAAGAAACCAATGTATCATTGAGGTACTGTACGGTTGTGGACTCCGGGTTTCAGAATTGATTGACCTAAAGATTTCAAACATTAATTTTAAAGAGAATTACATTAAGGTAAACGGGAAGGGAAATAAAACCCGGTTTGTTCCATTAGCTGATTATACTGCAGAGTTACTGGAAAATTACATTAAAGAGGTGCGTTCTAAAAATAAAATCAACAAAAAATACGAAGACTCTTTGTTTTTGAATAGCAGAGGCACATCGATGTCCAGAGTTATTGTATTTTTGATTATCAAGGAACTTACTGACAAAGCGGGAGTAAGCAAAAAAATATCTCCACACACATTCAGGCATTCATTTGCTACCCATTTATTACAGAACGGTGCAGATTTAAGGTATATTCAGGAAATGCTGGGGCATTCGAGCATTACGACAACAGAAATATACACCCATCTGAAAACAGAAGAGCTAAGGGATGTTATCTTGAGTTACCACCCCCGAAATATTAATATTGCTTAA
- a CDS encoding deoxycytidylate deaminase, with the protein MNKFDKAYLKMAQEWAKLSYCKRKQVGALIVKDRMIISDGYNGTPSGFENCCEDAEGKTHWYVLHAEANAILKLAASTQSAKGATLYLTLSPCKECSKLILQAGITRLVYINEYSDDDGISFLRNHNIEIEQISDCELKK; encoded by the coding sequence ATGAATAAGTTTGATAAAGCTTATCTAAAAATGGCTCAGGAATGGGCAAAGCTTTCCTACTGTAAACGGAAACAAGTAGGAGCTCTTATCGTAAAAGATAGGATGATTATTTCAGATGGTTACAACGGAACTCCTTCTGGATTCGAAAATTGCTGTGAAGATGCTGAGGGAAAAACACACTGGTACGTATTACACGCAGAAGCCAATGCTATATTAAAATTAGCTGCTTCTACCCAATCCGCTAAAGGTGCAACGTTATATTTAACGCTGTCACCCTGTAAAGAATGTAGTAAACTCATACTGCAGGCGGGAATTACAAGACTGGTGTATATTAATGAATATTCGGACGATGATGGTATTTCATTCCTAAGAAACCACAATATTGAAATAGAGCAAATATCTGATTGTGAATTAAAAAAATAA
- a CDS encoding enoyl-CoA hydratase/isomerase family protein — protein sequence MSYENILLKKEEKLAIITINRPESLNALNAKTIQEISSALDELNSDPSCRVIILTGSGEKSFVAGADIKEFSDFGQEKAEELARNGQNSLFNKIENLSKPVIAAVNGFALGGGLELAMACHIRYASENAKLGLPEVTLGLIPGYGGTQRLPKLIGKGLANEMIFSAKMVPAQRAKEIGLVNEVYPIEDLLTKTKELANTIAFNSPMAISKAIHAVNLSDTDQGFKTEIKYFGELFELADKKEGVAAFMEKRKPNF from the coding sequence ATGAGTTACGAGAATATTTTATTAAAAAAAGAAGAAAAATTAGCTATAATTACAATAAATAGACCTGAAAGCCTTAATGCGCTTAATGCTAAAACTATTCAGGAAATCAGCTCAGCTTTAGACGAATTAAATTCGGACCCTTCTTGTAGAGTTATTATTCTTACAGGAAGTGGAGAGAAATCTTTTGTTGCAGGAGCTGATATAAAAGAGTTCAGTGATTTCGGTCAGGAAAAGGCAGAAGAGCTGGCTCGAAATGGTCAAAATTCTCTCTTTAACAAAATAGAAAACCTGTCTAAACCAGTCATTGCTGCAGTCAATGGTTTTGCTTTAGGCGGAGGATTAGAACTTGCTATGGCGTGCCATATCAGATATGCATCAGAAAATGCCAAATTGGGACTTCCTGAAGTAACACTGGGATTGATTCCTGGTTACGGAGGTACTCAAAGGCTACCTAAGCTTATCGGAAAAGGCCTTGCCAACGAAATGATCTTCTCAGCTAAAATGGTTCCGGCTCAAAGAGCAAAGGAAATCGGATTAGTGAACGAAGTATACCCTATTGAAGATTTATTAACCAAAACAAAAGAATTAGCTAACACGATTGCTTTCAACTCGCCTATGGCGATATCGAAGGCTATACACGCTGTAAATCTATCAGATACGGATCAAGGCTTTAAAACTGAAATTAAATATTTTGGCGAGCTTTTTGAACTAGCTGATAAGAAAGAAGGAGTTGCTGCTTTTATGGAAAAAAGAAAGCCTAACTTCTAA
- a CDS encoding catalase, which yields MDTKKLTLSSGAPYFEHQDSQTVGPRGPVLLQDFILQENLAHFVRERIPERIVHAKGTGAYGTLTVTHDISKYTKAKLFSKVGNSCRMFARFSTVGGEKGSADTARDPRGFALKFYTEDGNWDLVGNNTPVFFIKDAKKFPDFIHTQKRVPKTNLKSATMMWDFWSLNPESLHQVLILMSDRGTPHGYRHMHGFGSHTFSMINENNERTWVKFHFKTKQGIKNFNNEDAVKMAGENPDFAQEDLCNAIENGDFPKWTLYIQVMTEEQAKDFRWNPFDVTKVWFQGDFPLIEVGEMELNEIPVNYFAHVEQSTFSPSNLVNGISFSPDKMLQGRLFSYPDAHRYRVGVNAHQLEVNRCPFATNNYQRDGFMADAKDYGDQPNYYPNSFDEIKPDAAYKGYDYELDSAHVAFYNRNENDDDHYTQPGLLYTKAMNSEDREHLIHNIVTSMKGIDGPKKDEIINRQLCHFFRANIELGMKVASQLNINIDSNMMNHIK from the coding sequence ATGGATACTAAAAAATTAACACTGAGCAGCGGAGCACCTTATTTTGAACATCAAGATTCGCAAACTGTGGGACCAAGAGGACCTGTATTATTACAGGATTTTATTCTTCAGGAAAACCTGGCTCATTTTGTAAGAGAAAGAATACCCGAAAGAATTGTTCACGCAAAAGGAACAGGTGCATATGGAACACTTACTGTAACTCATGACATCAGTAAATACACTAAGGCAAAATTATTTTCAAAAGTTGGAAATTCATGTAGAATGTTTGCCCGTTTCTCTACTGTAGGAGGTGAAAAAGGAAGTGCAGATACAGCAAGAGATCCAAGAGGATTTGCTTTAAAATTTTATACAGAAGACGGAAACTGGGATCTGGTAGGGAATAACACTCCGGTATTCTTTATCAAGGATGCTAAAAAATTTCCGGATTTTATTCATACTCAAAAAAGAGTTCCTAAAACCAATCTAAAAAGTGCCACGATGATGTGGGATTTCTGGAGTTTAAATCCTGAATCATTGCATCAGGTTCTTATCCTGATGTCTGACCGTGGGACTCCTCATGGCTACAGGCACATGCATGGTTTTGGATCCCATACTTTCTCAATGATTAATGAAAATAATGAAAGAACCTGGGTGAAATTCCATTTTAAAACAAAACAGGGTATCAAAAATTTCAATAACGAAGATGCAGTAAAAATGGCTGGAGAAAACCCGGATTTTGCTCAGGAAGACCTTTGCAATGCTATTGAAAATGGGGATTTCCCAAAATGGACTTTATACATTCAGGTAATGACTGAAGAACAAGCAAAAGATTTCAGATGGAATCCGTTTGATGTGACTAAAGTATGGTTCCAGGGAGACTTCCCATTGATCGAAGTTGGAGAAATGGAACTTAATGAAATACCTGTTAACTATTTTGCTCACGTAGAGCAATCTACTTTCTCTCCAAGTAATCTTGTCAACGGAATCAGCTTTTCTCCTGACAAAATGCTTCAGGGAAGATTGTTTTCCTATCCTGATGCACACCGATACAGAGTAGGTGTCAATGCTCATCAGCTCGAAGTAAACCGTTGCCCTTTTGCTACTAATAATTATCAAAGAGATGGATTTATGGCAGATGCAAAAGATTATGGAGATCAGCCGAACTATTACCCTAACAGTTTCGATGAAATTAAACCGGATGCTGCATATAAAGGCTATGATTATGAGTTAGACAGCGCTCATGTTGCTTTCTATAATAGAAATGAAAACGATGATGATCACTATACTCAACCCGGCTTACTTTATACAAAAGCAATGAATTCTGAAGACAGAGAACATCTTATTCATAATATTGTTACAAGCATGAAAGGTATTGATGGGCCGAAGAAAGATGAGATTATTAATCGTCAGTTATGTCACTTTTTTAGGGCCAATATTGAACTTGGCATGAAAGTAGCATCACAACTAAATATTAATATTGATAGCAATATGATGAATCACATTAAATAG
- a CDS encoding LysR substrate-binding domain-containing protein: MNIQQLEYLIAVDKYKHFGKAAQACFITQPTLSAMIQKFEDELDVKVFDRTTHPIRTTDVGLQIIDQAKVIIESVNELKNKANLLNNILGGTINLGIIPTVSSFILPSEIFNFLDENPKIQMNVKEMTTDNIIKSLKAGELDAGIISTPYDAADEFYQDFLFNEELMIYSSETEANKKNSYIIPEELNVEKVWLLEEGNCLRNQFENICHLKENSLKPKNLDFLASNIQTLVHMVDKVGGISILPELALSQLSEEQKSKVFRFKKPFPYREISIIYYKPTFKQKIIDELSSSIQTSLKERLNYNENPKEFVSIKPQ, from the coding sequence ATGAACATTCAGCAATTGGAGTATCTTATCGCTGTAGATAAGTATAAACATTTTGGTAAAGCGGCTCAAGCATGCTTCATTACGCAACCTACATTAAGTGCAATGATACAGAAATTTGAGGATGAACTGGATGTAAAGGTGTTTGACAGGACTACACACCCGATCCGTACGACTGATGTAGGACTTCAGATCATCGATCAGGCTAAGGTAATTATAGAATCTGTCAATGAGTTGAAGAACAAAGCAAACCTATTAAATAACATTTTAGGTGGAACTATTAATCTGGGAATTATCCCGACAGTTTCCTCTTTTATTTTACCAAGCGAGATTTTTAATTTCTTAGATGAGAATCCAAAAATTCAGATGAATGTAAAGGAGATGACAACTGATAATATCATTAAATCTTTAAAGGCTGGGGAGCTAGATGCCGGTATTATTTCTACGCCTTATGATGCAGCGGATGAATTCTACCAGGACTTTCTATTCAATGAAGAATTAATGATTTATAGCTCAGAGACTGAAGCTAATAAAAAGAATTCCTATATCATACCTGAAGAGCTTAATGTGGAGAAAGTATGGTTGCTTGAAGAGGGTAATTGTTTAAGAAATCAGTTTGAGAATATCTGCCATTTAAAAGAAAATTCATTGAAGCCTAAAAATCTTGATTTCCTGGCGTCAAATATCCAGACTCTGGTACATATGGTAGATAAAGTGGGTGGCATCAGTATTTTACCTGAATTAGCTTTGAGTCAACTGTCTGAAGAACAGAAAAGTAAAGTTTTCAGGTTTAAAAAGCCTTTCCCTTACCGAGAAATAAGCATTATTTACTACAAACCTACTTTTAAACAAAAGATTATTGATGAACTATCTTCTTCAATACAGACTTCATTGAAAGAAAGATTGAATTATAATGAGAATCCAAAAGAATTCGTAAGCATAAAACCACAATAG